In Cycloclasticus sp., a single genomic region encodes these proteins:
- a CDS encoding sulfite exporter TauE/SafE family protein produces MDFLYIFAGAAVGFVIGLTGVGGGSLMTPLLVLGFNVQPAIAVGTDLLYAAITKASGVWSHQRLKNINWSIVKNLCLGSLPGSIACIYIIQYFELSGEAFEHIISITLGFMLILTSIVIIFKDTINKYFKKPVNYSPSPLVIICLGLVLGVLVTLSSVGAGAIGGAILLLLYPGLRTRTIIGTDIAHAVPLTAVAGLGHLQLGNIDFNLLLSLLVGSLPAIYIGAIVGEKLPEKTLKYIVASILLIIGIKFAI; encoded by the coding sequence TTGGACTTTCTATACATATTCGCAGGCGCCGCAGTCGGCTTTGTTATTGGCTTAACAGGGGTTGGTGGCGGTTCACTTATGACACCATTACTAGTGCTTGGGTTCAATGTACAACCGGCCATTGCGGTTGGTACTGACTTATTATATGCCGCAATTACCAAAGCAAGTGGAGTTTGGTCACACCAAAGACTCAAAAACATAAATTGGTCTATTGTTAAAAACCTTTGTTTAGGGAGTTTACCGGGCTCTATAGCCTGCATATACATTATTCAATATTTTGAATTATCTGGTGAAGCGTTTGAACATATTATCTCTATAACGCTTGGCTTTATGTTGATACTGACATCCATTGTCATCATCTTTAAAGATACGATAAACAAATACTTCAAAAAACCAGTTAATTACAGCCCAAGCCCCCTTGTAATCATTTGCTTAGGTTTGGTTCTGGGCGTTCTGGTCACCCTATCTTCTGTCGGCGCAGGCGCTATAGGCGGCGCGATACTCTTGTTATTGTACCCTGGCCTACGTACCAGAACTATCATTGGAACTGACATCGCCCATGCCGTTCCATTAACCGCTGTTGCTGGCTTAGGACATTTGCAACTAGGTAATATTGATTTTAATTTACTTTTAAGCCTACTTGTTGGCTCATTACCTGCGATCTATATAGGTGCAATCGTAGGCGAGAAACTTCCCGAGAAGACATTGAAATATATAGTAGCCAGTATTTTACTTATAATTGGTATTAAGTTCGCCATTTAA
- a CDS encoding phosphoadenylyl-sulfate reductase, with amino-acid sequence MNIQTLQDQLDNKQPREILKTIYASNNNLAISFSGAEDVVLIDMACKLGLEPSVFTLDTGRLHPETYQFIQTVMDHYKIQITVLSPNQVSLEKMTAEKGLFSFYQDGHKECCGIRKVEPLKRHLTTLSGWITGQRRDQSKATRDSLPIVEIDSAFEGIEGELLKFNPLCHWSSEEVWSYIRALEVPFNPLHNKGFISIGCEPCTRPTLPHQDPREGRWWWEEADSKECGLHSSLTKPS; translated from the coding sequence ATGAACATTCAAACACTGCAAGATCAACTCGATAATAAACAACCCCGAGAGATTCTTAAGACAATTTACGCTAGTAATAACAACCTAGCTATTTCATTCAGTGGCGCCGAAGATGTCGTACTAATAGATATGGCGTGTAAACTTGGGCTAGAGCCAAGTGTCTTCACCTTAGATACAGGGCGCCTACACCCAGAAACATACCAGTTCATTCAAACTGTGATGGATCATTACAAGATTCAAATAACCGTACTATCGCCAAACCAAGTTAGCTTAGAAAAGATGACCGCAGAGAAAGGTTTATTTAGCTTTTATCAAGACGGCCATAAGGAATGTTGTGGCATTAGAAAGGTAGAACCTCTAAAGCGGCATCTAACGACTTTATCCGGTTGGATTACAGGGCAACGCCGAGATCAAAGTAAGGCTACTCGTGATAGCCTCCCTATTGTAGAAATAGATTCTGCGTTTGAAGGCATAGAAGGTGAACTACTAAAGTTTAACCCCTTGTGTCACTGGAGTTCTGAAGAGGTATGGTCGTATATCCGTGCACTTGAAGTACCATTTAACCCATTACACAACAAGGGATTTATTAGCATTGGTTGCGAGCCATGCACGCGCCCAACTCTGCCCCACCAAGATCCCAGAGAAGGTCGCTGGTGGTGGGAAGAAGCCGATAGTAAAGAATGCGGCCTACATTCTAGTTTAACAAAACCAAGTTAA
- the fdxA gene encoding ferredoxin FdxA — protein MTFVVTEACIKCKYTDCVDVCPVDCFHEGPNFLVIDPDECIDCTLCEPECPVEAIYSEDELPEGQEEFIKINADLSLEWPVITDVKDAPEDADDWADKENKLDHLER, from the coding sequence ATGACATTTGTCGTAACCGAAGCATGCATAAAATGTAAATACACTGATTGTGTAGACGTCTGCCCAGTGGATTGCTTTCATGAAGGGCCAAACTTTCTAGTCATCGATCCAGATGAATGCATTGATTGCACACTGTGTGAACCAGAATGCCCTGTAGAAGCCATTTATTCAGAAGATGAACTTCCAGAAGGACAAGAAGAGTTTATTAAGATAAATGCTGACTTATCATTAGAGTGGCCAGTAATAACCGATGTTAAAGATGCACCAGAAGATGCCGATGACTGGGCAGACAAGGAAAATAAGCTCGACCACCTTGAAAGATAA
- the rpsE gene encoding 30S ribosomal protein S5 — protein MASIPGQNNQQDDLQEKLITVRRISKVVKGGRQFRFSALAVVGDGKGRVGFGISKAREVPVAIQKAMEQARKNMTTVNLSGNTLQYPITSKYGAAEVFMKPASEGTGIIAGGAMRAVFEVVGVHDVLAKCVGSNNPANVVRATIKGLSDMTNAELVAMKRGKSVADIIG, from the coding sequence ATGGCATCAATACCTGGACAAAATAATCAACAAGACGACTTACAAGAAAAATTAATTACAGTAAGAAGAATTTCAAAAGTTGTTAAAGGTGGTCGTCAATTTAGATTCTCTGCGCTTGCCGTAGTAGGTGACGGTAAAGGCCGTGTCGGCTTTGGGATTAGTAAAGCACGTGAGGTTCCTGTTGCTATTCAAAAGGCGATGGAGCAAGCACGCAAGAATATGACCACTGTTAATCTGAGTGGCAATACGCTTCAATACCCAATTACATCAAAATATGGTGCTGCTGAAGTGTTTATGAAACCAGCCTCTGAAGGTACTGGTATTATTGCTGGTGGTGCAATGCGAGCTGTTTTTGAAGTTGTAGGGGTTCATGACGTTCTAGCAAAATGTGTTGGTAGTAACAACCCTGCTAATGTTGTTCGGGCAACTATTAAAGGCTTGTCAGATATGACCAATGCTGAATTAGTTGCAATGAAACGTGGCAAATCAGTAGCAGATATCATCGGGTAA
- the rpoA gene encoding DNA-directed RNA polymerase subunit alpha, whose translation MQNLLSGFLQPKVTGVQSISPTCSKVTIEPMERGYGHTLGNALRRVLLSSISGCAVTEIKIDGVLHEYSTIDGVQEDVIDIILNLKNLAVILNAKDEAYLTIEQSGEGQVTAADIQIDHDVEIINPELVIANLTAKGKLSMSIKVERGSGYQTAASRKQEDEDLPVGTLLLDASFSPIKRISYNVDTARVEQRTNLDKLIIELETNGTIDPEETIRAAATILHHHIAVFVDLKDIVDEPELPKEPEFDPILLRPVDDLELTVRSANCLKAEQIFYIGDLIQRTEVELLKAPNLGKKSLTEIKDVLASKGMSLGIRLENWPPSSLITSDRAVSSI comes from the coding sequence ATGCAAAATCTACTTTCAGGGTTTCTACAACCTAAAGTTACAGGAGTTCAGTCAATTTCTCCTACTTGTTCAAAAGTCACTATTGAACCTATGGAGCGTGGCTACGGCCATACACTTGGTAATGCCTTAAGGCGTGTGTTGTTGTCATCAATTTCTGGTTGTGCCGTTACAGAAATTAAGATTGATGGTGTATTGCACGAATACTCAACAATTGATGGTGTACAAGAAGATGTTATTGACATTATTCTAAATTTAAAGAATTTAGCTGTCATTTTGAACGCTAAAGATGAAGCTTACCTTACCATCGAGCAATCAGGTGAAGGCCAGGTAACGGCTGCTGATATACAAATTGATCATGATGTTGAAATTATCAATCCTGAATTGGTTATTGCTAATTTGACTGCTAAGGGCAAATTATCAATGTCTATCAAAGTAGAGCGTGGATCTGGCTATCAAACAGCCGCTTCTCGCAAACAAGAAGATGAAGACCTACCGGTTGGTACATTATTGCTGGATGCTTCTTTTAGTCCTATTAAAAGAATCTCATACAATGTTGATACAGCCCGTGTTGAGCAACGTACAAACTTAGATAAGTTAATTATTGAACTTGAGACCAACGGAACGATTGATCCTGAAGAAACGATTAGAGCTGCGGCTACTATCCTTCATCATCATATTGCTGTCTTTGTTGATTTAAAAGATATCGTTGATGAACCTGAGCTTCCAAAAGAACCTGAGTTTGATCCAATTCTTTTACGCCCAGTTGATGACCTTGAGTTGACAGTACGTTCTGCAAATTGTCTAAAAGCTGAGCAAATATTTTATATTGGTGACTTGATTCAACGTACTGAAGTTGAGTTGCTTAAAGCACCTAACTTAGGTAAGAAATCACTAACTGAAATTAAAGATGTATTGGCTTCAAAAGGTATGTCTTTAGGTATTCGTCTTGAAAATTGGCCGCCATCTAGTTTAATTACTAGTGACAGAGCTGTATCTTCAATTTAA
- the rpmD gene encoding 50S ribosomal protein L30 has product MSDKKIKVTMIRSKNGRLASHKACVAGLGLRKIHQTVEVIDTPENRGMINKVHYMLQVEEV; this is encoded by the coding sequence ATGAGTGATAAAAAAATAAAAGTAACTATGATTCGTAGCAAAAATGGCCGCTTAGCATCTCATAAAGCATGTGTTGCTGGTCTAGGTTTACGTAAAATTCATCAAACAGTTGAAGTTATTGATACACCAGAAAATAGAGGTATGATCAATAAAGTTCACTACATGCTTCAAGTAGAAGAGGTTTAA
- the rplQ gene encoding 50S ribosomal protein L17 has translation MRHRKSGRQLNRNSSHRKAMFKNMANSLIDHEVIRTTLPKAKELRRFIEPLITASKTDSVAKRRLIFARLRDRDSVTKLFNDLAPRYKDRPGGYLRILKCGFRTGDAAPMAFVELVDRDSVDSEQSSEA, from the coding sequence ATGCGTCATCGTAAATCAGGCAGACAGCTTAATCGTAACAGCAGTCACCGTAAGGCCATGTTCAAAAATATGGCTAATTCATTAATTGATCACGAAGTCATTCGTACAACATTACCTAAAGCAAAGGAACTACGTCGTTTTATTGAGCCTCTTATAACGGCTTCGAAGACTGACTCAGTTGCTAAGCGTCGTTTGATATTCGCTCGTTTAAGAGACCGTGATAGCGTAACGAAACTATTCAATGATCTTGCACCACGTTATAAAGATCGTCCTGGTGGCTACCTACGGATTTTAAAATGCGGTTTCAGAACAGGTGATGCTGCGCCAATGGCTTTTGTTGAATTAGTTGATCGTGATTCTGTGGATAGTGAGCAGAGTTCTGAAGCTTAA
- the rpmJ gene encoding 50S ribosomal protein L36, translating to MKVRASVKKICRNCKVVRRNRVVRIICKDGRHKQRQG from the coding sequence ATGAAAGTAAGAGCATCAGTTAAAAAAATATGTCGTAACTGTAAAGTCGTTAGACGTAATAGAGTTGTACGTATTATTTGTAAAGACGGACGGCATAAACAACGTCAAGGCTAA
- the rpsM gene encoding 30S ribosomal protein S13 — protein MARIAGINIPDNKHIVISLTSIYGIGLTRSKAICVAAGIDAATKVRELSEDQLELLRTEVGKYLIEGDLRREVSMNIKRLLDLGCFRGIRHRRSLPVRGQRTKTNARTRKGPRKPIRK, from the coding sequence ATGGCACGTATTGCTGGTATTAATATACCTGATAATAAGCACATTGTTATTTCACTGACTTCTATTTATGGAATCGGTCTTACAAGATCGAAAGCTATATGTGTTGCAGCTGGAATTGATGCAGCAACAAAAGTAAGAGAACTTTCAGAAGATCAATTAGAACTTCTGCGTACAGAAGTTGGTAAATATTTAATTGAAGGCGACCTGCGTCGTGAAGTATCAATGAATATTAAACGATTATTAGATCTGGGTTGCTTCCGTGGGATTCGTCACCGTAGAAGCTTACCTGTTCGTGGGCAGCGTACTAAAACAAACGCTAGAACACGTAAAGGTCCTCGTAAACCAATTAGAAAATAA
- the rpsK gene encoding 30S ribosomal protein S11 — MAKPSRSKKKVKKSVVDGIVHVHATFNNTIVTITDRKGNTLAWATAGGSGFRGSRKSTPFAAQVAAERAGEVVKEFGMKNLEVKIKGPGPGRESAVRALNNIGFNITFIEDVTPIPHNGCRPPKKRRV; from the coding sequence ATGGCTAAACCAAGTCGTAGTAAAAAGAAAGTAAAAAAGAGTGTAGTCGATGGCATAGTGCATGTTCACGCTACATTTAATAATACAATCGTGACTATCACAGACCGTAAAGGTAATACTCTTGCATGGGCTACTGCCGGTGGATCTGGATTCAGGGGTTCACGTAAAAGCACACCTTTTGCCGCTCAAGTAGCTGCTGAACGTGCTGGTGAAGTAGTCAAAGAATTTGGCATGAAAAACCTTGAAGTGAAAATTAAAGGTCCAGGACCTGGTCGTGAGTCTGCGGTTCGTGCGCTTAACAACATTGGTTTTAACATTACTTTTATCGAAGATGTGACACCTATTCCACACAATGGTTGTCGTCCACCTAAAAAACGACGTGTATAA
- the rplO gene encoding 50S ribosomal protein L15 yields MLLNTIKPAAGSKKSAKRVGRGIGSGFGKTCGRGHKGQKSRSGGYSKVGFEGGQMPIQRRLPKVGFTSAKKKLTSEVRLNELLNLKDDVITVETLIAADIVPVFTKRVKVILSGEIKSAVKLKGIAATAGAAKAIEAAGGSLA; encoded by the coding sequence ATGTTATTAAATACAATTAAGCCTGCTGCGGGCAGCAAAAAGTCTGCTAAACGAGTTGGTAGAGGCATTGGGTCTGGTTTTGGTAAAACTTGTGGACGTGGACATAAAGGTCAAAAATCACGTTCAGGCGGCTATAGTAAAGTTGGTTTTGAAGGTGGTCAAATGCCAATTCAGCGCAGACTTCCTAAAGTTGGTTTTACTTCAGCAAAAAAGAAACTGACTTCTGAAGTAAGGCTTAACGAGTTGTTAAATCTTAAGGATGATGTTATTACTGTAGAAACCCTTATTGCTGCGGATATCGTTCCTGTTTTTACAAAACGAGTTAAGGTTATTCTTTCTGGTGAAATTAAATCTGCCGTGAAGCTTAAAGGTATTGCTGCTACAGCCGGAGCTGCTAAAGCAATTGAAGCAGCTGGCGGAAGCTTAGCTTAA
- the rpsD gene encoding 30S ribosomal protein S4: protein MAKYTDSKCRLCRREGEKLYLKGEKCYTAKCAIEKRAYPPGQHGQRRTRLSDYALQLREKQKLRRTYGVLEKQFRGYYAEAARIKGSTGENLLQLLECRLDNVVYRMGFSSSRSEARQLVRHNGIVVNGVRVNIPSFQVNSDDVIEVKESAKNQNRIKSALEFVEQRGIPEWIELDIKKMQGTFKTKPERSDLPAEINEHLVVELYSK from the coding sequence ATGGCTAAATATACTGATTCAAAATGTCGTTTATGTCGTCGTGAAGGCGAAAAGCTTTATCTAAAAGGCGAAAAATGCTACACAGCTAAGTGTGCTATTGAAAAAAGAGCATATCCACCTGGGCAGCATGGACAACGTCGTACACGTCTTTCAGACTATGCTTTGCAACTACGTGAAAAGCAAAAGTTACGCCGTACTTATGGTGTTCTTGAAAAGCAATTCCGTGGTTATTATGCTGAAGCTGCACGTATTAAAGGTTCAACAGGTGAAAACTTATTACAACTTTTAGAATGTCGTTTAGATAACGTTGTCTACCGTATGGGTTTCTCTTCTTCTAGATCTGAGGCAAGACAACTTGTTAGACATAACGGAATCGTAGTTAACGGTGTTCGTGTAAATATTCCTTCATTTCAAGTTAATTCAGACGATGTGATTGAAGTGAAAGAAAGTGCAAAAAACCAAAATCGTATCAAATCAGCTCTAGAATTTGTTGAGCAACGTGGAATCCCTGAGTGGATCGAACTTGATATTAAAAAGATGCAAGGTACATTTAAGACTAAGCCAGAAAGATCTGACTTGCCTGCTGAAATCAACGAACATCTTGTTGTTGAGCTGTACTCTAAGTAA
- the cysB gene encoding HTH-type transcriptional regulator CysB, translating to MKLQQLRYIWEVSKNNLNVSATAESIYTSQPGISKQIRILEDELGIPIFTRNGKHLTDMTPAGKKIISIAGEMLMQVENIKNIAKEYRDESKGLLSIATTHTQARYALPSIIKSFMQDMPEVSLDIQQGTPVQISEMVSQGKVDLAIATEAIELFDNLIMLPCYSWDRCILVPKGHELTKINRLSLREVAQHPLITYVFGFTGRSKLDDAFKAENLSPNVALTAVDADVIKTYVRLGLGVGIVARMAYDEKLDEDLVALDASHLFGKSVTKIGIRKDTFLRGYMYEFIRLFAPHLTQDVINTAMQLKEQTAINALFDDVSLPHY from the coding sequence ATGAAATTACAGCAATTACGCTATATTTGGGAAGTATCAAAAAACAACTTAAATGTTTCTGCAACAGCCGAATCGATTTATACATCTCAACCCGGAATAAGTAAACAAATTCGTATTTTGGAAGACGAATTAGGAATACCTATTTTCACTCGTAATGGCAAACATCTGACGGATATGACGCCGGCAGGTAAAAAAATTATTTCTATTGCTGGTGAAATGCTGATGCAAGTGGAAAATATAAAGAATATTGCTAAAGAATATCGTGATGAAAGCAAAGGTTTATTATCGATTGCTACAACGCATACGCAAGCCCGTTATGCTTTGCCATCGATCATAAAATCTTTTATGCAGGACATGCCTGAAGTTAGTTTAGATATTCAACAGGGCACGCCTGTGCAGATATCAGAAATGGTGTCACAAGGTAAAGTTGATTTAGCTATTGCGACAGAGGCTATCGAGCTTTTTGATAACTTGATTATGCTTCCTTGTTATTCGTGGGATCGTTGTATTTTGGTGCCAAAAGGGCATGAACTCACAAAAATTAATCGTTTATCTCTACGGGAGGTTGCCCAGCACCCTTTAATTACTTATGTATTTGGTTTTACCGGCCGCTCTAAACTTGATGATGCATTTAAGGCTGAAAACCTTAGCCCAAATGTCGCGTTAACAGCCGTTGATGCTGATGTGATTAAAACCTATGTGCGGCTTGGATTGGGTGTGGGAATTGTTGCTCGTATGGCATATGACGAGAAATTGGATGAAGATTTGGTAGCCCTTGATGCGAGCCACTTATTTGGTAAAAGCGTGACCAAGATAGGTATCCGTAAAGATACCTTTTTAAGGGGCTATATGTATGAATTTATTCGTTTATTTGCGCCTCATTTAACACAAGATGTCATTAATACGGCAATGCAACTAAAAGAGCAAACGGCGATTAATGCGTTATTTGATGACGTTAGCTTGCCGCATTACTAG
- the rplF gene encoding 50S ribosomal protein L6: protein MSRIANSPIELPTGVEFKNSDGQLTVKGKNGELNCKLFNCVDIEVNDNVISFKTNNTVKGSIALTGTQRSLVNNMVVGVTTGFEKKLELRGVGYRTQVKGKVLNLTLGFSHPVEYKIPDGITIEAPSQTEITVKGCDKQLVGQVAANIRAYRSPEPYKGKGIRYVGEHVVMKEAKKK, encoded by the coding sequence ATGTCAAGAATTGCAAATAGTCCGATTGAATTGCCTACAGGTGTTGAGTTTAAGAACTCTGATGGTCAATTAACGGTAAAAGGTAAAAATGGTGAGCTAAATTGCAAGCTATTTAATTGTGTAGATATTGAAGTGAATGACAATGTTATTTCCTTTAAAACTAACAATACTGTAAAAGGCTCAATCGCATTAACAGGTACTCAACGTTCCCTCGTTAATAATATGGTTGTTGGTGTGACGACAGGTTTCGAAAAGAAATTGGAGTTACGCGGTGTTGGTTATAGAACACAAGTTAAAGGTAAAGTATTAAATTTAACCTTAGGTTTTTCTCATCCAGTTGAATATAAAATTCCCGATGGCATAACCATTGAGGCGCCATCTCAAACTGAGATAACCGTTAAAGGTTGTGATAAACAATTAGTTGGTCAAGTAGCAGCTAACATTCGGGCTTATCGATCACCTGAGCCGTATAAAGGTAAAGGAATTAGATACGTTGGTGAGCATGTAGTTATGAAAGAAGCTAAGAAGAAATAG
- the rplR gene encoding 50S ribosomal protein L18 codes for MDKKSSRLRRATKTRSRIKESGKMRLSVHRSPRHIYAQVTSGDGSKVIVSASTLLADIKSSVKNCGNIEAASVVGKIIAERAVEAGITQVAFDRSGFKYHGRVKALAEAARENGLEF; via the coding sequence ATGGATAAGAAAAGTTCACGTTTGCGTAGAGCAACTAAAACAAGATCTCGAATAAAAGAAAGTGGTAAAATGCGTTTAAGCGTTCACCGCTCTCCTCGTCATATTTACGCACAAGTTACAAGTGGCGATGGCTCCAAAGTTATTGTTAGCGCATCGACTTTGTTAGCTGATATTAAATCATCGGTAAAGAACTGTGGCAATATTGAAGCGGCCAGCGTTGTTGGTAAGATTATTGCTGAGCGTGCTGTTGAAGCAGGGATAACTCAAGTTGCTTTTGATCGCTCTGGCTTTAAATATCATGGTCGTGTCAAAGCTCTTGCGGAAGCTGCACGTGAAAACGGATTGGAATTTTAG
- the secY gene encoding preprotein translocase subunit SecY — protein MSARGSLATQKGGGLSNMPELRQRLFFVLGALFVFRIGAHVPVPGIDPKALSLMFEQQAGTILDMFNMFSGGALKRLSIFALGIMPYISASIIIQLMTSVVPKFEQLKKEGESGKRKITQYTRYFTVVLATFQAFGVATAIQGQSAGGLPVVFNPGMAFMFTAVVTLVSGTLFLMWLGEQVTERGIGNGISIIIFGGIVAGLPSAIGGTLELVRTGEMNAFMVIMLFLVAIAVTAFVIFVERAQRRISINYAKRQQGNKMMAGQSSFLPLKLNMAGVIPPIFASSIILFPSTIAGWFGNSEGMGWLQDISSMLSPGQPIYVMLYAAAIIFFCFFYTALVFNSRDTSDNLKKSGAFIPGIRPGEQTTKYIDAVITKLTLLGAMYITAVCLLPEFLIVYWNVPFYFGGTSLLIIVVVVMDFIAQMQSHLMSQQYDGLMKKANLKNK, from the coding sequence ATGTCTGCGAGAGGATCCTTAGCTACCCAAAAAGGTGGCGGTCTCAGTAATATGCCTGAATTACGTCAAAGACTATTTTTCGTATTAGGTGCTTTATTCGTTTTTCGAATTGGAGCGCATGTTCCTGTTCCTGGGATTGATCCAAAAGCACTGTCGCTTATGTTTGAGCAACAGGCGGGTACAATTTTAGACATGTTTAACATGTTCTCTGGTGGTGCTTTAAAAAGGTTGAGTATTTTTGCTTTAGGCATTATGCCTTACATTTCTGCTTCAATTATCATTCAGTTGATGACATCTGTTGTTCCAAAGTTCGAACAACTTAAAAAAGAAGGTGAATCAGGAAAAAGGAAAATAACTCAGTACACGCGGTATTTTACTGTGGTACTAGCTACTTTTCAGGCCTTTGGTGTGGCAACAGCGATACAAGGGCAGTCAGCCGGCGGTTTACCTGTAGTATTTAATCCAGGCATGGCGTTTATGTTTACCGCAGTGGTTACTCTAGTTAGTGGTACATTGTTCTTGATGTGGCTTGGCGAGCAGGTTACTGAGAGAGGAATTGGGAATGGTATTTCAATTATTATCTTTGGTGGCATTGTTGCAGGGCTACCAAGTGCAATTGGTGGAACACTAGAACTCGTTAGAACAGGCGAAATGAATGCCTTTATGGTGATCATGCTGTTCCTTGTTGCGATAGCTGTGACAGCGTTTGTTATTTTTGTTGAGCGTGCCCAACGGCGCATTTCAATCAATTATGCAAAACGTCAGCAAGGTAATAAAATGATGGCGGGTCAATCTAGCTTTTTACCACTTAAGCTTAATATGGCAGGTGTTATTCCTCCCATTTTTGCTTCTAGTATTATTTTATTCCCATCAACCATAGCCGGTTGGTTTGGAAATAGTGAAGGAATGGGGTGGCTGCAAGATATATCTAGTATGTTGTCACCAGGGCAGCCAATCTATGTGATGTTATATGCGGCTGCCATTATCTTCTTTTGTTTTTTCTATACTGCGTTAGTCTTTAATTCAAGAGATACGTCTGATAATTTAAAGAAATCAGGTGCATTTATTCCAGGTATAAGACCAGGTGAGCAAACGACTAAATATATTGACGCAGTTATAACGAAATTGACTTTATTAGGCGCTATGTACATTACTGCAGTGTGCCTGTTGCCAGAGTTTTTGATTGTTTATTGGAATGTCCCCTTTTACTTCGGTGGCACTTCCTTATTGATTATTGTTGTTGTGGTCATGGACTTTATTGCACAGATGCAGTCACATTTAATGTCGCAGCAATATGATGGTTTAATGAAAAAAGCAAACCTTAAAAACAAATAG